One stretch of Streptomyces sp. NBC_00443 DNA includes these proteins:
- a CDS encoding bestrophin-like domain — translation MPEWLVLTLAMLAACAVVVLITFVRHRTAPDDEDPSDTPDVIEYMTMWIGVVYAIVLGLAIAGVWEGRSAAQDHVQAEAVALHEISERVRIYPTDVRDRIREDVNAYVGHVVTTEWKTMADDGRMTERGTELLQRVREDVTDYEPGTDFEAQAYQPLLDQVTAADQARNARANSTGETMPGVVWFGLIAGAIVTIGMIFALQIRRTPRELVLAGVFSALIAFLLFLIWDFDAPYSRGVTASAEPFLELFPQAKD, via the coding sequence TTGCCGGAATGGCTTGTTCTCACCCTCGCGATGCTGGCCGCCTGCGCCGTGGTGGTCCTCATCACCTTCGTCCGGCACCGCACGGCGCCGGACGACGAGGATCCCTCCGACACCCCGGACGTCATCGAGTACATGACGATGTGGATCGGCGTGGTGTACGCCATCGTCCTGGGCCTGGCCATCGCGGGCGTGTGGGAGGGCCGTAGCGCCGCCCAGGACCACGTCCAGGCGGAGGCCGTGGCGCTGCACGAGATCTCGGAGCGGGTGCGGATCTATCCGACCGACGTCCGCGACCGCATTCGGGAGGATGTCAACGCTTATGTCGGACACGTCGTGACCACCGAGTGGAAGACGATGGCCGACGACGGCCGGATGACGGAGCGCGGCACCGAGCTCCTGCAGCGCGTCCGCGAGGACGTCACCGACTACGAGCCCGGGACGGACTTCGAGGCGCAGGCGTACCAGCCGCTCCTCGACCAGGTGACCGCCGCCGACCAGGCGCGCAACGCCCGCGCGAACTCGACCGGGGAGACCATGCCGGGCGTGGTGTGGTTCGGGCTGATCGCCGGCGCCATCGTCACCATCGGGATGATCTTCGCGCTGCAGATCCGGCGCACACCCCGCGAACTGGTCCTGGCCGGGGTGTTCTCCGCACTGATCGCCTTCCTGCTCTTCCTCATCTGGGACTTCGACGCGCCGTACAGCCGTGGCGTCACGGCCTCCGCGGAACCGTTTCTCGAACTCTTCCCACAGGCCAAGGACTGA
- a CDS encoding SCO0930 family lipoprotein, with the protein MKTSWRSASLVVSAVAVLALTTACGQETAPPASSQNVGATAAAGDYGTAGTGLGNGTGYDSGAAGQESAATKPSSAGELAVSTNQELGKVLTDSSGLTLYRFDKDTAEPPKSSCDGDCAKKWPPVPADDATAGAGIDKALLGSVTRTDGTKQLTVDGWPAYRFAKDTNAGDANGQGVGGTWYALAPDGKKAQGGAGAEAGDLPGLSTREDSKLGEIVIDKNGHTVYRFMKDSPWPMKTACTGECLEKWPVIAPVDAEDTEGIDLKGSGPRGQGYVVFDRPDGIKQQTIDCVPIYTFAGDKKPGDTNGQGVGGTWFAIRPDGKPIGASEQ; encoded by the coding sequence ATGAAGACCTCGTGGCGGAGCGCCTCGCTCGTGGTGAGCGCCGTGGCAGTGCTGGCGCTGACGACGGCATGTGGGCAGGAAACGGCCCCGCCGGCGAGCAGCCAGAACGTCGGCGCCACGGCCGCTGCCGGTGATTACGGGACCGCCGGTACGGGCCTTGGGAACGGCACCGGCTACGACTCGGGCGCGGCGGGCCAGGAGAGCGCCGCCACCAAGCCGTCCTCCGCCGGTGAGCTGGCCGTTTCCACCAATCAGGAACTCGGCAAGGTGCTGACCGACAGCTCCGGCCTGACGCTGTACCGCTTCGACAAGGACACCGCCGAGCCGCCCAAGTCCAGCTGTGACGGCGACTGCGCCAAGAAGTGGCCGCCGGTCCCCGCGGACGACGCCACGGCCGGCGCCGGCATCGACAAGGCGCTGCTCGGCTCGGTCACCCGGACCGACGGCACCAAGCAGCTGACGGTCGACGGCTGGCCGGCGTACCGCTTCGCGAAGGACACCAACGCGGGTGACGCCAACGGTCAGGGCGTCGGTGGTACTTGGTACGCGCTCGCGCCCGACGGCAAGAAGGCGCAGGGCGGTGCGGGTGCCGAGGCAGGCGACCTGCCCGGTCTGTCCACGCGTGAGGACTCGAAGCTCGGCGAGATCGTCATCGACAAGAACGGCCACACGGTCTACCGCTTCATGAAGGACTCGCCCTGGCCGATGAAGACGGCGTGCACCGGCGAGTGCCTGGAGAAGTGGCCGGTCATCGCGCCGGTCGACGCCGAGGACACCGAGGGTATCGACCTGAAGGGGTCCGGTCCCCGGGGTCAGGGCTACGTGGTCTTCGACCGGCCCGACGGGATCAAGCAGCAGACCATCGACTGTGTACCGATCTACACCTTCGCCGGTGACAAGAAGCCCGGCGACACCAACGGTCAGGGCGTCGGCGGCACTTGGTTCGCCATTCGCCCCGACGGCAAGCCGATCGGCGCGTCGGAGCAGTAA